From one Rhodamnia argentea isolate NSW1041297 chromosome 1, ASM2092103v1, whole genome shotgun sequence genomic stretch:
- the LOC115740229 gene encoding eukaryotic initiation factor 4A isoform X1 has translation MAIDAVEDSSIPSPSSSYSIPSQPRHFYVAVDRLQFKMETLVDLLGVAGRRPGLPVVVSCSSRDELDAVCCAISNLPFISLASLYSDLAETERALVLDGFRQSTLHWNQSVVVQSGNDIKAVEDVEQKSHIVVVTDACLPLLTSGESPLSARVLINYELPTKKETYMRRMAACLAADGIVINMIVGGEVVILKSLEESSNILIAEMPINVSEIL, from the exons ATGGCCATAGATGCAGTGGAAGATTCCTCgattccctctccctcttcttcgTATTCCATTCCCAG TCAACCGCGTCACTTCTACGTCGCCGTCGACCGTCTCCAGTTCAAGATG GAGACGCTGGTGGATTTGCTGGGCGTCGCGGGTCGGCGGCCGGGCCTGCCGGTGGTGGTGTCCTGCAGCTCTCGCGACGAGCTCGACGCCGTCTGCTGCGCCATCTCCAATCTCCCTTTCATCTCTCTGGCCTCTCTG TACAGTGACCTGGCTGAAACCGAACGTGCTCTTGTTCTTGATGGGTTTCGGCAGTCCACTTTGCATTGGAACCAAAGTGTTGTTGTCCAATCTGGAAATGACATAAAAGCAGTTGAAGACGTTGAGCAAAAGTCTCATATTGTTGTTGTTACGGATGCTTGCCTCCCACTTCTAACTTCTGGGGAGTCGCCACTTTCTGCGCGAGTTTTAATCAATTATGAGTTGCCAACAAAAAAG GAAACATATATGAGGCGAATGGCAGCTTGTTTGGCAGCTG ATGGGATTGTCATCAACATGATTGTTGGGGGTGAAGTGGTAATTCTGAAAAGCCTGGAAGAAAGTAGCAATATTCTCATAGCTGAGATGCCTATCAAC GTTTCGGAGATATTGTGA
- the LOC115740229 gene encoding uncharacterized protein LOC115740229 isoform X2, whose translation MAIDAVEDSSIPSPSSSYSIPSQPRHFYVAVDRLQFKMETLVDLLGVAGRRPGLPVVVSCSSRDELDAVCCAISNLPFISLASLYSDLAETERALVLDGFRQSTLHWNQSVVVQSGNDIKAVEDVEQKSHIVVVTDACLPLLTSGESPLSARVLINYELPTKKGNIYEANGSLFGS comes from the exons ATGGCCATAGATGCAGTGGAAGATTCCTCgattccctctccctcttcttcgTATTCCATTCCCAG TCAACCGCGTCACTTCTACGTCGCCGTCGACCGTCTCCAGTTCAAGATG GAGACGCTGGTGGATTTGCTGGGCGTCGCGGGTCGGCGGCCGGGCCTGCCGGTGGTGGTGTCCTGCAGCTCTCGCGACGAGCTCGACGCCGTCTGCTGCGCCATCTCCAATCTCCCTTTCATCTCTCTGGCCTCTCTG TACAGTGACCTGGCTGAAACCGAACGTGCTCTTGTTCTTGATGGGTTTCGGCAGTCCACTTTGCATTGGAACCAAAGTGTTGTTGTCCAATCTGGAAATGACATAAAAGCAGTTGAAGACGTTGAGCAAAAGTCTCATATTGTTGTTGTTACGGATGCTTGCCTCCCACTTCTAACTTCTGGGGAGTCGCCACTTTCTGCGCGAGTTTTAATCAATTATGAGTTGCCAACAAAAAA AGGAAACATATATGAGGCGAATGGCAGCTTGTTTGGCAGCTG A
- the LOC115740321 gene encoding ethylene-responsive transcription factor ERF109-like, whose amino-acid sequence MQRPPNNLRRITQDQEHIIIVDALRHVISGTGPTQPERIPVFLSSTSSLPSTSGTGAEQQAPPTMLSLPDVATCPVCKINGCLGCNFFAPGKAVTTPGNNSAQANKNATRKRKGCYRGVRQRPWGKWAAEIRDPRRAARVWLGTFETAELAARAYDRAALEFRGVRAKLNFPQPPPQSECGSTVANTGGDVTEDGKADQTIKPKAEVKVDNNAGEGAPWLERDDGRGVNEFWEKLEEEEELEEWTAMHLPP is encoded by the coding sequence ATGCAACGACCACCCAACAACCTCCGTCGTATAACCCAAGACCAGGAACACATCATCATAGTCGACGCTCTCAGGCATGTCATATCTGGGACGGGCCCCACTCAGCCAGAAAGAATCCCGGTTTTCCTATCGTCCACGTCGTCACTCCCCTCCACCAGTGGGACCGGGGCGGAGCAGCAGGCCCCCCCGACCATGCTCTCCCTCCCCGACGTGGCCACGTGccccgtgtgcaagatcaacgGCTGCCTCGGGTGCAACTTCTTCGCGCCGGGCAAAGCCGTGACGACGCCGGGCAACAACTCCGCGCAGGCCAATAAGAACGCCACCAGGAAGAGGAAGGGTTGTTACAGGGGAGTGAGGCAGAGGCCGTGGGGGAAGTGGGCGGCGGAGATCCGGGACCCGCGGAGGGCAGCGCGGGTGTGGCTGGGGACATTTGAGACAGCGGAGCTGGCGGCCCGCGCCTACGACAGGGCAGCGCTCGAGTTCCGCGGCGTGCGGGCCAAGCTGAACTTCCCTCAGCCGCCGCCGCAGAGCGAGTGTGGGAGTACCGTCGCCAATACGGGTGGGGACGTGACGGAGGACGGCAAGGCTGATCAAACGATCAAACCGAAGGCCGAAGTGAAAGTGGACAACAATGCCGGTGAAGGAGCTCCGTGGCTTGAGCGTGACGACGGGAGAGGAGTGAACGAGTTCTGGGAGAAgctagaggaggaggaggagctcgaGGAGTGGACGGCCATGCACTTGCCTCCAtga